One Ranitomeya imitator isolate aRanImi1 chromosome 1, aRanImi1.pri, whole genome shotgun sequence DNA window includes the following coding sequences:
- the LOC138657551 gene encoding microtubule-associated serine/threonine-protein kinase 3-like yields the protein MPSLEGHHSVIKSLIPARKPHMSDYETYKLISSGHYGSVHLVRHKDSQQIFAMKKMAKWNLDNPQNVEWAYLERDIQTFADCPFVVSMLCSFPTRSHLCMVMEYVGGGDCGTLLSTRGTFSVPLARMYFAEALLGVEYLHSYGVVHRDLKPDNLMITPAGHIKVTDFGLSKVGLMIPKTNNFKESAEDIAREYQDREFCGTPCYIAPEVILKEGYGRPIDWWAMGIILHEFLLGSIPFDGDTVNEVFKTVLYGDIVWECDRAPPLDAQNLITELLRKNPVHRLGTVVELALLLTD from the exons atgcccagtcttgagggtcaccac AGCGTTATCAAATCATTGATCCCGGCGAGAAAACCGCATATGAGCGACTATGAAACTTACAAACTGATCAGCAGCGGACATTAtgg GTCCGTCCACTTAGTTCGCCATAAAGACTCTCAACAGATCTTTGCCATGAAGAAAATGGCAAAGTGGAACCTGGATAATCCACAGAACGTGGAATGGGCCTATCTGGAGAGAGACATTCAAACATTTgcagattgtccctttgtggtctccatgctctgctccttcccaACTAGATctcacctgtgtatggtcatggagtatgtaGGAG GTGGAGACTGTGGGACCCTTCTAAGCACTAGGGGTACTTTTTCTGTCCCCTTGGCCCGCATGTACTTTGCAGAAGCGCTTcttggtgtggaatacctgcatagttacggtgtggtgcacagagacctgaaGCCGGATAA cctTATGATAACACCTGCTGGACACATTAAGGTCACCGATTTTGGTCTTTCAAAAGTTGGTCTAATGATACCAAAAACCAACAACTTCAAGGAATCAGCAGAAGACATCGCCAGAGAGTACCAGGACCGTGAG TTCTGTGGCACCCCGTGTTACATAGCCCCAGAGGTCATCCTGAAAGAAGGCTATGGAAGACCTATTGACTGGTGGGCAATGGGGATCATCCTACATGAATTTCTGCTGGGAAGTATACCATTTGATGGTGATACTGTAAATGAGGTTTTTAAAACGGTTCTCTATG GAGACATAGTTTGGGAATGTGACCGCGCTCCTCCCTTGGATGCTCAGAACCTCATCACTGAGCTGCTCAGAAAAAATCCTGTGCATAGACTTGGAACAg tggtggaacttgcactattgctgactgactaa